The sequence GCGCCGGACGCGCTGCCCGGCCCGCGGCCGGTATCGGTGATCTCCAGTGTCAACTCCGCGTCCCGGTGGTCGACGCGCACCAGGCAGGAGCGGGCGCCTGCGTGTCTCACCACGTTGGTCACCGCCTCCTGGACGATGCGGTACGCGGACAGGTCGATGTCCGGCGGCAGTGGCCGCCGCCGCCCATGCCACTCCACGACGACCCGGACCCCTGCCGCCGTGGTGGCCGCGGCCAGCCCGTCGACGTCCGACAGGTTCGGCGCTTCGTGCGGCCGGGCGCCCACGGGATCCGCCTGGCGCAGTGCGCCGAGCATCCGGCGCAGCCCGGACAGCGTCACCCGGCTGGCGTTCTCCACCTCGCCGAGCGCCTCCCGTGCCCGGGCCGGCTGCGTGTCGATGACTCGGCGGGCGGCGCCCGCCTGCAAGGCGACGATGCCCATGGTGTGCGCCACGATGTCGTGCAACTCGCGTGCTATGCGCAGGCGTTCGGCGGTGGTGGCCTGAATGGTGGCCTGGGCCTCGGACTGCTCGGCGTGGAGCCGGGACTGCCGGGCGGAGTTGCCGATGAGCCAGGCGACGAGCACCGTGAGGGCCACGGCGAGCTGGGCCGCGGTGTTCATGCTGCCGCCCTGGGACAGCCGTACCGTCAACGGGATCATCAGTACGGTGAGTGCCATCGCGGCCGCGCAGGCCGAAGTCCGTCGCGTTGCGGTGGCCGCGACGAAGTACAGGGCGACGTCCGGTGCCAGGAACTGCACCAGCGGGAACTCGTCGGCCTGGCCGAGCAGCGACGCCCCGAAGACCGAGCCGAGCAGCAGGAGGAGGTAGGCCAGGAGTGGTCGACGCCGCAGGAGCCGACAAGCGGTCAGCACGAGGGCTGCGGCACCCAGCAGGATCGGCCCGCTGATGTACGTCAGGGCGAAGTCGGGGGTGATCTGGTTGTCGCCGACGTAGTCGCCCGGCAGAAGCCAGAACTCGTCGATGTACGCGAAGCCCATGGCACCGCCCCAGACGACCGCCGTCCAGTGGCCGGGCGACAGACGCCTGAGCAGCGGCAGATGACCGGAATGCGCTGACATGGCACGAGCATAGGTGTGCCCGCGCTCCAGGTCATCGGCCCGTGGGCGTACGACCACGGATGACAGACAGCGTTCCCGTTCCTGCCTCAGGTCGACGCGACGGTGGTTCCTGCCTCAGGTCGACGCGACGGTGGCGGCCCGACGGGAGACTCGCGCCATGACGGCACTGCCCGTCGTGGCGGCGGGGACGGACGCCATGCTGCTCGTACCGCGGCCGACCTGCCTTGGCAACGGCGGCCCTCGACATCGCGGTGGTCAGCGCGTCGGTTCGACGACTTCCTGAGTGCCGATGACCGCGAGCAGGTCGAGCAGGTCCGCGCTGTCGGTGCCGACGGCCGGGGCGAACCAGAGCAGCCGCTGTCGGCCGTCCTCACTGAACAGGGTGAGGCAGTTGACCTCGATGAGGCCCAGCGTGCGGTGGTTGAGCCGTTTGCGGTCGTCCCGCCGGAACGCCACATCGTGCACGGCCCACAGGGCGGCGAATTCGGTGGAGGTGTCGAGCAGCGAGCTGATCATCGAGCTGGCTTCGACGTCCTTCTTGTCCCGTCTGGCCGCGGCTGCCCGCAGATCGGCGACGAACGCGCGGGACTGCGCCTCATGGTCGGCTTCCGGGTACAGACGCCGGGTGTCGGGGTCGGAGAACCACCGATGGACAAGGCTGGCCCGGGCACCTCGGAAGCCTGAGTGGTCGCCGAGCAGCGCCACCGCGAGCGGGTTCTGTACGAGGGTGACGTGCAGGTCGGTGATGACCTGCGCGGGTGTCGACGTCAGGCGGTTCAGCAGATCGAGCATGCCGGGATGGACGTGCGAGGAAGGTCCGCCGGGCACGGGCACCGGCCGGTCGGCCAGGTGGTAGAGATAGTCCCGCTCGTCAGCGGTCAGGCGCAGAGCTCTGGCCAGCGCGGCGAGCATCTGCTCGGACGGCTGGGATCCCGCTCCGCGCTCCAGTTCGTTGTAGTAGTCCACCGATGCGCCCGCGAGCTGGGCGACCTCGTCACGGCGAAGCCCCGGCACCCGGCGCCGGGGTCCGGAGGGGAATCCGACGTCGGTCGGGCGGATGCGCTCACGCCGCGAACGCAGAAACGCCCCGAGCTCGGTGTACTTCGCAGAACCCATGTCATCCATTGTGGGCCCGGCCAGGTCACCGACCCAGGGGATGACATCCCCTGGCTCCGCCGGTCGGTGTCGCCCATCGTTGAGGGCATGACCACGAACCACCGGTAGGCCCGGACGCGGCTGCCGTCGAGGAGACAGTGGCGGCGACCGAATGCCTCCGGACCCGCGGACGCGGACATCAGTAATTATCAAGGAGCCAACCATGCCTTTTGCCAACTTCAAGGTTCTCGCCGGCACCATGTCCGCCGAGGACAAGAAGAAGATCGTCGAGCGCACCACCGACCTGTACGCGGAGATCTACGGTGAGCGGGCCCGCGCCACCACCGTCGTCCTCATCGACGAAGTCGTCGACGGCGGCTGGGGCGTCGGCGGCAACGTCCTGACCGCCGCCATGATCAACAGCGACGCCTGACATCGATCACCCGTGTGGGGCCCGGCACTGCGGTGCCGGGCCCCACACGGGCTTGCAGGCGTCCGCCGCAGCGCCTCAGCGCTCAGCCTTCAGCCCTCAGCTCTGCGTGCTGCGTGCTGCGTGCTGCGTGCTCAGTCTTCAGCGCTCCCGCACAGGCCGACGCTGTTCACAGACGGACAAGTTCCAGCGCCTGCTGCAAGTTGTGCTCGGCTATGCCTGCCATGAATTCTGTGCCGGGGAAGTCCCCTTCGAGCAGCCTCAGCGGGCCCGCCGTCAGCGAGAGCCGCTGCGCGAGCGTGTAGAGCGCGAGCCTGTCCTGGTCCAGTCCGTCCGCTCCCAGCGATCCGTACGAGTCGCCGAAGCGGATCCGCAGAAAGACGTGCTCCCACTCGACGTCGAAGTACATCGCACCCTCGATGTCGATCAGAACAGGTCTCCCGTCCGCGTCCACCAGCACATGGTCGGGACCCAACTCGCCGTGCACGATCGCGTACTCCGACCGTGACCGCACCGCTCCTGACAGTTCCCGCAGCCGCTCTTCCAGCAGACCGTGGGCTTCGTCGATCCTCGGATCGCGTGACGCCGCCTCGGCGAGGTCCCGCAGCGCACGTACCAGGACGACCCCCTCGCACGATGTCCCGTGCGACGTTCCCCCTGCGTCCACCACCGCGACTTTGCCGTACGTGAGAGACCGATGGTGCCGCATCGCCTCCAGCGTTTCGCCGAGCCGCCGCATCACCGGAACAGCCGCGCTCGGGTCCCGGGCGAGCAGTGCCTCCAGGCTCTCACCGGGGAGATCCTCGACGATCACGAGACCGGCCGGGCAGTGGGTGCTGTCCCGGTCGATGAGTCGGATCTCCGGAACTCGGGTTCCGAGCGCGTCCAGCCGTATGTGTGCGGCCTCGAACAGATCGAGGCCGAGGCCGGGCGAGAACGGGTCGGCGAGGTCGTCGTCCTCGGCCGCCGGCCAGTAGTTCTCGTCGTTCGCCCACAGGTAGGCGATCGCGGTCGTCGCGTCGTCCATCACCAGGCGATAGACCCCCTTCTTGCTGCCGCCCGCGACCCGCTCGATCCCTGCCAATCTGCGCCCGCCGCCGAGCGCGGCCCGCGCCGCCCCCGCCAGCCGCTCCCGCTTCATCGTGGTGAGGGCCACTTCCTGAACCGCCTTTCCGCCGCGACAACCCGCGCCCCCAGGAAAACACCGTCGTGTTGACTGTCCACGCGTGACGGTTGTCCAGACTTCACGGCTGTTCAGACGTCACGGCTGTTCGTGGGAGCCGCGGGACTCAAGGGCTGTCACCGGACCAGTCGAAACGGCTCGGGTCTCCCGCGCGCGGGTCGTACAGGGCGCGCCCGCCGGCACCGAACCGGCCGAGTTCGGTGGACAGTGCGGCGCCCGCGGCGATCTGATCCGGCGTCCAGTCGGTGACGTCCAGGAGGAGTCCGTCCAAGGGGCCGCCGACCAGGGCGACGTAGGAGCGGCCCGGGCGTGGGCCCGGGTCGGGGTCGTCGTGGTCGTGGCCGTATATCCGGCCGCGCAGCAGCTGCTCGTCGCCATTCACAACATCCAGCTTTCCATCCGCCACTGACAATGGGGCCCCGCCGACCGCCTCAGGGGCGCGGTTCAGCTTTGCGGGCGGGCCGTGCGGCCTTGACGGCCTCGGCTCATCTGAGGACTCTCGGTGGTAGGTGACGGCCCATCAGGTCGATGAACGGATCGAGTCGCGCACACATGAGGGAGGAGCCCAGGAGTGCCGGAGGCCGAGATGCCCCACGATGAGACGACGTTCCCCTTCCCGCCGGGCCCTCACGGCGGCCCGCCCCACGCCTACACCAGTCGGCGAAGCGCCTGCCCGCTGGCCCCCGTGGTCCTGCCCAGCGGTGACGAAGTGCTGCTGGCCACTGCCTACGACGACGTGAAGGCAGTTCTCGGAGACCCGCGTTTCAGTCGGAATCTGCGCTATGCGGGCGCCCCGCGCATGCTGCCGGACGCCGATTTCACCGACGATCCGGACGCCCTGGTCAACATGGACCCGCCCGAACACACGCGATTACGGCGCATCGCGCAGGCGGCCTTCACACCCCGGCAGGCCGAGAGCCGACGGGCTCGCATTCAAGCCGTGGCGGACGAGCTGCTGGCGGAGATGCGAGCCGGCGGGCCTCCGGCAGACCTCATGGTCACCTTCGCCTTTCCGTTGCCGATCAACATCATCTGCGATCTGCTCGGGGTGCCGACTCGGGACAGCCCTCAGTTCCGCCACTGGTCGGACATGTTCTTGTCCACGAGCGCCGCCGCGGCGCCGGAACGCCGCAAGGTCGGCGCGGAGTTCGCCGCGTACGTCGACGGCCTCATCGCCGCCCGCCGCCGCGACCCCGGTGAGGACCTGCTCGACGAACTCATCAACGCTCACGACGAGGACGACCGGCTGAGCGCGGTCGAGTTGGCCCGCATCGTCCGGGGGCTGATCATCGCGGGACATGAGACCACCGGCAACGTCATCGGCCGCGGCATCATCACTCTCCTGCGGCACCCGGAGCAGCTTGCCGCGCTTCGCGAGCATCCGGCACTCCTGCCCAGTGCCGTCGAAGAGATCCTCCGTACGGAGGTGCCGGGCCACGGAGGGCTGCTCCGCGTGGCCACCGATGCGCTCTCGCTCCCCTCAGGGGGCACCGTCGCCCGGGGCCAAGGTGTGCTCGCCCCTGTCGTGGCCGCGAACTACGATCCCGAGCGCTTCCCGGCCCCGGACACGTTCGACGTCCGGCGCGCCGACAACAAGCACGTCACCTTCGGCCACGGCCCTCACTTCTGCCTGGGCGCCAACCTCGCGCGCGTCGAGCTGCAGGTCGCCATCGGTTCGCTGGTCCGGGAGCTCCCCGACCTCGCGCTCGCCGGCAGCGCGCAGGACCTCACGTGGATCGGCGGAAGCCGGGTCTGCGGCGTTTCACAGCTTCCCGTCACGTGGTGAACGCCGTACTTGGGCGCACATGGCCGCCGACGGTGGCGCCATCGCCGTCATCGTGCTGGTGGTCTGGCTGCTGGGCTTCGTGATCCGGCCCGCCGGTCACGGCGGCCGCAAGGGCCGTTGGTACCGCTGGTAGAGAGCACCCCTCCCGAAGAGCCCCGTCGACCATCGTCGACGGGGCCTTTCGGCGTACCCCCGCGGTGCGCGTGTGCCGGGAATTCCATGGTTGACCAATAGAGGCGGATTTGCGGGAAAGAGTATCGATGCGGCCGGAGCGGGCGGCGTTCCACAGGGAACCTTGCGCCTCCAGCGCCACCCGCTCCGGCCGCTTTTCCGTACCCATTCCTTGCGCCCTTTTCCGGACCCCGCCCCCAGTGGCCATTTCAGGGCTCGGAGGGCACGGCGAGCGGGAACGGAGCGCCTGGCCGCGCGGCAGCACGCGGACACCCCTGCGCCGGGTCGGCGTCGCTCAGGCCGCACATCTTCCGTGAACGAAGCACAACCCTTCTCATACCTCGCGTGTCACATCAGGCAGGAGCAACAGACCGCAAAGATCACAAGGGGGAAATATGCGATTGAACCGCTCTGCCCTGACTTTCGTCGCTTTCGCAGCTCTGTCCGTGGGAGCCACGGCCGCCACGGCGGCGCCGGCCTCCGCCGCGCCCAACACCACGCCGCAGAAGGTCTGCGGAAGCGCCTACAAGACCGTGAACTCGGCTCCCGTCGGCTCACTGGGCACCGTGTACCTGACGTACAACGCGTCCAACGGCGAGAACTGTGTCGCGACCATCCGCAAGAACCCGGGCACGGCCGTGGACATGTCCACCTGGGTCTACATCCCCGACACCGACGAGGGCGACGAGGACTACGGGCGGTACACGTCGTACGCGGGACCGGCGTACGTGTACGGCAAGGGCCACTGCGTCGACTGGGGCGGCCACATCAACAACGTGTACGTGCAGGTGACCGGCTCCAACTGCGCCGCCCTCAAGGAGCACCGGGTCACCTCCACCCGCTGACCCGACACTCCTGGCGGCCGTCACATGACCGCTGGAACCCGGGTCAGGCCGCCAGGGTGCCGCTCAGGGCGTCGAGTCCCTCGGTGTAGATGGCGTGGAAGATGCTCTCGGCCTCCGCGTCCGTGACGCCCGCCGGGGTGAACGTACCGCTCCACTCCACACGCGACGTGCCGGGTGCACCCGGCACGTCGCGCACCGCCAGCGTGGACAGGTAGCCCGTCACGGGGAACGGGGCACGCTCAATGGCGTACGAGTAGGAACGGCCCACGTGGTCGAAGGCCATGAGGCGCTCGATGATGACTCCGCCGTCCTGGTTGGTCAGCCGGCGCACGCGGCCGCCCTCGGTCAGCTCACTGTGCGGAATGTA is a genomic window of Streptomyces sp. NBC_00414 containing:
- a CDS encoding SRPBCC family protein translates to MATTSATLDIPRTPDVVWRLIGGFDSLPDWLPYIPHSELTEGGRVRRLTNQDGGVIIERLMAFDHVGRSYSYAIERAPFPVTGYLSTLAVRDVPGAPGTSRVEWSGTFTPAGVTDAEAESIFHAIYTEGLDALSGTLAA
- a CDS encoding phosphotransferase family protein — translated: MKRERLAGAARAALGGGRRLAGIERVAGGSKKGVYRLVMDDATTAIAYLWANDENYWPAAEDDDLADPFSPGLGLDLFEAAHIRLDALGTRVPEIRLIDRDSTHCPAGLVIVEDLPGESLEALLARDPSAAVPVMRRLGETLEAMRHHRSLTYGKVAVVDAGGTSHGTSCEGVVLVRALRDLAEAASRDPRIDEAHGLLEERLRELSGAVRSRSEYAIVHGELGPDHVLVDADGRPVLIDIEGAMYFDVEWEHVFLRIRFGDSYGSLGADGLDQDRLALYTLAQRLSLTAGPLRLLEGDFPGTEFMAGIAEHNLQQALELVRL
- a CDS encoding spore-associated protein translates to MRLNRSALTFVAFAALSVGATAATAAPASAAPNTTPQKVCGSAYKTVNSAPVGSLGTVYLTYNASNGENCVATIRKNPGTAVDMSTWVYIPDTDEGDEDYGRYTSYAGPAYVYGKGHCVDWGGHINNVYVQVTGSNCAALKEHRVTSTR
- a CDS encoding sensor histidine kinase — its product is MSAHSGHLPLLRRLSPGHWTAVVWGGAMGFAYIDEFWLLPGDYVGDNQITPDFALTYISGPILLGAAALVLTACRLLRRRPLLAYLLLLLGSVFGASLLGQADEFPLVQFLAPDVALYFVAATATRRTSACAAAMALTVLMIPLTVRLSQGGSMNTAAQLAVALTVLVAWLIGNSARQSRLHAEQSEAQATIQATTAERLRIARELHDIVAHTMGIVALQAGAARRVIDTQPARAREALGEVENASRVTLSGLRRMLGALRQADPVGARPHEAPNLSDVDGLAAATTAAGVRVVVEWHGRRRPLPPDIDLSAYRIVQEAVTNVVRHAGARSCLVRVDHRDAELTLEITDTGRGPGSASGAGYGLVGMRERVALLHGEFTAGARPCGGFRVAARLPLPQSALHEKPAAVAS
- a CDS encoding tautomerase family protein, producing the protein MPFANFKVLAGTMSAEDKKKIVERTTDLYAEIYGERARATTVVLIDEVVDGGWGVGGNVLTAAMINSDA
- a CDS encoding helix-turn-helix transcriptional regulator encodes the protein MDDMGSAKYTELGAFLRSRRERIRPTDVGFPSGPRRRVPGLRRDEVAQLAGASVDYYNELERGAGSQPSEQMLAALARALRLTADERDYLYHLADRPVPVPGGPSSHVHPGMLDLLNRLTSTPAQVITDLHVTLVQNPLAVALLGDHSGFRGARASLVHRWFSDPDTRRLYPEADHEAQSRAFVADLRAAAARRDKKDVEASSMISSLLDTSTEFAALWAVHDVAFRRDDRKRLNHRTLGLIEVNCLTLFSEDGRQRLLWFAPAVGTDSADLLDLLAVIGTQEVVEPTR
- a CDS encoding cytochrome P450, encoding MPHDETTFPFPPGPHGGPPHAYTSRRSACPLAPVVLPSGDEVLLATAYDDVKAVLGDPRFSRNLRYAGAPRMLPDADFTDDPDALVNMDPPEHTRLRRIAQAAFTPRQAESRRARIQAVADELLAEMRAGGPPADLMVTFAFPLPINIICDLLGVPTRDSPQFRHWSDMFLSTSAAAAPERRKVGAEFAAYVDGLIAARRRDPGEDLLDELINAHDEDDRLSAVELARIVRGLIIAGHETTGNVIGRGIITLLRHPEQLAALREHPALLPSAVEEILRTEVPGHGGLLRVATDALSLPSGGTVARGQGVLAPVVAANYDPERFPAPDTFDVRRADNKHVTFGHGPHFCLGANLARVELQVAIGSLVRELPDLALAGSAQDLTWIGGSRVCGVSQLPVTW